ATGCACATTGTTGCTGGCAAGAGTGAAGAACAGCCATACGTTTTCATCCCCAAAAACAGTGAATTTATCACTTAAGAGTGCAACATTCCATATGTCTGAATCTCACATGGAGTGTTGTCGTTTGAAGGTGTAAGGCGAGCTTGTGTCATGTGTAATCAGATCTGTATGGATGAGCTGTGTAAGTGGGCTATACTTCATGTTGGATTTTCCTGCTGTTGACTCCCAAGGATACTCCCTTTCTCCAAGGCTTCAGCAGACTCAATAATGGATTCCAGTTGCTCGACACAGCATGGCTTCACTTCTCTTACTTTTCTAGGGAGAAGACCTTTATCAGAGTCtgaagtaaaaaaaacactgaGAAAGAAGTTCTTGAGTTTTGAGACAATTCAACTGAATGTTTgccaaaaaagaaagaaactgTGCGAGATCTTCTTTTTATCCTGAAGTGTTTATTGTTCACTTGACATTACAAAATACAGGTAGGAGTATAAACAGCACTTTGGGTAGAAACTATAGTACAAAGTTTATAGAAAAGCttcattaataataaaaaaaaaaacatacaaaaaacGAAAATAACAAAGACATCCTCATGTCAGTGTGCAAATATGTTTATACAGACAGAAACGCTTCCATATGAGGCTCCGCTTCTAGATAAATTATTTAAATAGCATATATCTACACAAATGAAATAACCTccacataaaacaaacaaaataatttATCAAAATAAATGCACAGGAAATACACATAGCAAAACATAGTCAAGAAAACATTTCTTTAATCCTTTACGATCCTGCTTGGGCTTCTACAAAAATATCTTATATACAGCATATGAATGATACTAAAGTCTtgcttaaaaaagaaaagaaaaaagaagccAACCAATTTATACTCTGTTGCTAAGACAAATGATTCTTGTCTATCGCTGACCTAAATACAAAAGGAATTAATGAGGTAATATTTGTACATAAAGGGTTTCCTTTGATTTTACCTTGTCAGAAATGTACACACAAGCTCAGGCACACCAGTCATGCACACTGTGCAGCATCATtatattttttacttttatcgGCCAAATGAACCGCCTAATCTTTCCATAGGcagatattttatttaaaaaaggcaaaatGTAAGGATGCAGAGATGAATGAGAATCAAAGCCTTTAAAATGTGTAATCATACAAACTTACTATGGTTTACTCATGGCAGGAAATAGACTGGCCCTCTCTGTTTACGTCCCTTGACACATTCAATACAAATGTCAGGTACTACCATAATATTTGCTAATTATTGCTATTCCAAAGCAGTGGTCAGTGCCCCTGCTTTGGGGCCCTGTGCTGTCCTGAATTTTGTGCTCTCATCGTTTCTTCTTGTGGTCTTTCCTGAGAAGATTCATATTTCGGGCCAGACCTAAGCCATGACACCTGATATACACAGGTCTGCGAGAGGGTGGGGTGGTGGGTCGTTGATATAAATTGAAATAAACAATTGACGTGGTTGTCTTCATAACTATGCTTCTTGGGTagcacacatgcacaaacacacaacatcATTCACTCTCTTTGATAGTAACAGTCAGTCCATACTGTCCATGGTCCCTCAACAGTTCCTTCAAGGGGTATATAAAACCCGGCCTAAGAAAGTCCTCCTACTGCTCTCTTTTCATACTGAAAAAGCATCTTTGAGTCCAGAGCAGATGTATATTAAtgctcaataataataatacttaaaaaaaataaaacatggaacACTCTTCCCTTTGGTCCCTCATCCACAGAGGAAAACCTACAACCGTTCAGGTGTGCAAAGCAATAACATCTAGGCCCCCCCTTTAATGCTGACCATAGCAACAAAGTGAGAGGGCCAATTTCTTCTGAGCAGAGCTGCGCTCGCAATTTTAAGTTTGGTGCAGAATCATCATTGTACTTTCATTTGGCTTATAGTCCTGAGGTCAGTTTACCTCACATTAGCTCACTTGTTGATCATTCCTCCAATGTGCAGtttccaaaataaaaaagttgACGAGATATCAATCCAGGTTTTGTACTATATCTTCTTTCTGAGTAGTCTGAAGTCCAATTATGTGTCTGAAAGAAATTaaacaaagaaaacatgttacaaTTACAGTCTAAGGTGATGTGAACACTCTTTTTAAAATTGTCAAACCAAGTTTATGTGCTTACCTCTGCATTCGTATTTGAGATCTGAGAAGTAAACCATCTCCTGAGAGAAGACGTACAAGCCGAGTCGCCCACCAGCATATGTTTTGTCGTAGATGTTTCCAGAATCAGCCATGATTCTCTTGCCTTCGTACATGACCACTCTGTTGGAGAAAATGTAATCACATGAGCCCATTGCGAATTCTAATATATATGATACAGATTTTTAATTGAATGAAAGGGCATTCCCCTGAGGCATTGAACTCACCTTATCAGTCCAGTCTTGGGTCTGTGGGTCAGATGCCATCTGTAGGCGGTGAAGTCTTTCCAGCCGATGTTCTTTGGGTCGTGCCACAGAGTACGCACCTGAAATGGATGAATTGTAATGGTTAAAATTAGAAAAGCTTCAAACATTAGATAAGCGTCAAACGATGTTTCCAACCTAAGTCAATAAATGTTCTCTCACCTGTCCTGCGGTGTCTCCGGTGTGCCACAGGGCATTCCTCAGATGCTCACCAGGCCCGGTGGTAGAGTTGACCACTTGGATTGTCAGGCCAGAGTAGCCTTGAGCTCTTGTGGGTGTGTGGGACCAGTAGGTCTGTGTGACCTGTTTCCACATCACTGTGTAGAAGCGTGAGCTAGACTGGTAGCCAAACACGAACCCAGCATAGTCATCATCTCTGTCTGTGTTGATGAAGAATGTTCCACTGAAGTCCACCGCGCTGAACTCATCAAAACCTGAATCAAGATCAAAGATGGGTTAGCAATTGTTCGGTATTTCTTTGTGTCCATGCAGTGAGATGCCTGTCTGTGTATAACATACCAACAGCAATGCCAGGGTCGCAGTTGACCGTCTGCACCAACTCCTTGCCCTGATGCCGGACCACCCAGTTGGGGTCAATCTGTGAGGTGCCCTTGGGGTCCAGAGGAACCATTTGGAATCTGCGGAAGTCTGTTTCACTAATGGCAAAGTTCTCAGGGCACACGTCATGGATGTCCAGAACATTGTCTTGGTCAAAATCGTCTTTGCAAATATCACCCCGGCCATCACCTGAGAGGAAAACATGGACAAGGTAATCACAAAGATGGACGAGGAGCTACAAACAATTAGCTATTTGTTAGATAAATAGCACCAATGTTTCAAAATACCACATGTGAGACAACATTGGGAGACTAACTCACCATCAGAGTCCAGCTGATCAGGGTTAAATGCCAGCCTACAGTTGTCTTTGTCATCAGGGATGCCGTCGTTGTCATCATCATGGTCGCATGCGTCACCCTTGCCGTCCTTGTCGTGGTCTGCCTGGTTGGCATTGGCAATATAGGGGCAGTTGTCCAAGTTGTTCTGGTGACCGTCCTCGTCAATGTCCTGGTTGTTGTCGCACTTGTCTCCAATGAGATCTGAGTCAGAGTCGATCTGTGGGAGAACGGCATTACTTTATGATGAGATTTCCCACTCACAATACAGACCCTTGTCCTCACTTCAAATAAATCCTGAAACTGTTTTCGTTGCCAGATTCAATATGAGAGGTGCTACTGATTTAAATGCCCCTTGTTAAAGCAATATATGTTACCAATGATGGCTTGTAAAGGAAAAATTACCTGATCAGGGTTGTGCTCCAGAGGGCAGTTGTCACAATGGTCTCCCACCCTGTCCCTGTCGGTATCTCTCTGGTCCTCGTTGTAAACATATGGGCAGTTGTCGTTCTCGTTCAGAATGCCTGTTTAATCACATTATACAGATCTTAGTCTTCAGGGCGATGTAACAACTTTTTTACACAAAGTTAAGCCATGAAAAGAAACTTGCATAGAATTTGTAGAAAAGCACTTACCATCGCCATCAATGTCAATAGCACAGGCATCACCCTCTCCATTGTTGTCAGTGTCGGTTTGGTCAGTGTTCGCCTCGTGCACACAGTTGTCACAGCTGTCACCAATGTCATCTCTGTCTGCGTCATACTGCCCGGGGTTGTACACTTTTGGGCAGTTATCCTAAATGTTTAGAGAAATATCAAATTGCAATTAAATTACTTGAATGGGTCCTTcttatataaattatatttataggaacaaaactgctttccatggcTTGTTTTCCCTCAAACTTGTGCTGGAATGTGATATTCCACTGCAAGCAAGCTGGTAATTTTTTACCACAGCATTTTTCTTGCCCAACTTTCCAAATCCACACTAAGAATTATGGGCAACAGGCCACCTCATCTTCAATTCTGGCTTTGTACTTTGCTACATGTTTTTCCTACTACCCAAAGGAAAGATGGCTGCTGCTGATTGCTATGTTTGGTCTCTGAGGAAAGCGCACTTTGGGGTTAAAATAAACTGATGTCATGACTCACCCTATCATCGGGGATCCTATCATTGTCATCATCCTTGTCACATTCATCACCCAGACCATCTTTGTCATGATCTTCCTGTCCAGAGTTGGGGAGGTTGGGGCAGTTATCCTACAAAGGAACAAAGGAGTGGTTAAGGATGGAATCATCACAATAATAGAGTGAAGATGGGTTAAAATTGCATTTTGTATTTCTGGCTACCTTCTTGCAGTGGTAGGTGGCGTTCTCCACACAACGCAGGTCAGTATTGGGCCATCCATCAAGATCACTGTCCTCTCCGCAAATTCTGCCATTTCCGGCGTAACCTGGCCTGCACTCGCAACGGAACATGGTCTCGGAGAAGACGCCCAAGTAAATGCAGTTTGCATTTTTATGGCAGTCGTGGCTACCATCTTGGCAAGGGTTACGGGGTTTGCAAACCTAAAGAAAAGAACAGGGAATTAAGAAAAATGGCAAACAGCTAGCCTATTAGCTACACGCACAGAGAGCAAGTTATTATACCAACCTGTTTCTTAGCAGTTGCCTGTTCCACCCCTCTTCCAAAAGGCTGGGGACCGGAGAAGCGGGCGGGGCAGGGCAGACAGTTATAACCAGGCTGAGTGTTTTCACAGCGATGGACTCCGTTATGTGTGTGGCAAGAATCAGAAACTGCTTTACACTCATCAATGTCTTTGCAAGCGACGCCATTCCCAGTATAGCCAAGAGGACATTTGCCGCACTTGAAAGAGCCGTCGGGGAAGCTGGTGCACTTTGCGCCAGTAAAGCATGGGCTGGAGAGGCAACCATCTGCAGAGGAAAAGACATTGAATGTTAAAAAGGTAATCTGTTATGAATAATGacatatttatttaacattagtaAAATCCTAAATCCTTACCAATTGGGCAGGCCTTTTTGTTGCACAGTTGGGAACCAGTAGCATCACCAACACACTCCTTTCCTCCATATTGGGCAATGGGATCATTGCAGAGACGTTTGCGGGTCTGAAACCCTCCACCACAGGTAACACTGCAGGTGTCCCAAATTGACCAAGGTCCCCAACTTCCATCGACTTAAAAGATTCATAAAAACCACATTCAGTATCCTCCCTTGAATTAGGACACATTACAATTCCGTAAATACTTTGATACTGAAATTTAACTCACTAGGACAGGGGGACTTTTGGCATATTTCTGTTTGACGTCCATCTCCCTGGCAGTCCATGCCACCCATCTGGGGTGTGGGGGAGTTGCAGAGGCGTATACGGGTGATGACCCCCTCCCCGCAGGTCACAGAGCACGAAGACCAGGGTGACCAGAAGCTCCAACCACCATCCTGTTTGACTGTGAGCAACACATACACAATTAATTCATCATGATCTCAAACGGAGAATATTTTATATCACAATGGCTGTGGGAAGAATGCAGAGTGACTTACAGCGTTTGTCACATTCCTGGGGGTAGCAGTCACGGGTCTGGACAGAGGTGCCCTCACAGTTGTTGTTGATGCGGTCACAGGAACGTCCACGCTGCTGGATGCCCCGACCACAAGTCACAGAACAATGTGTCCAGTCAGACCAGGGGGACCAATCATCCTCTGCTTCGTCGCCTGCTTTGTAAGGGAAGACATAAAGTTACCTTGGGATAAGATTTTGCGAAGGAATTAAACAACATTTGGGTAAAGGTTATGAGCAGATTTAAAAATAGGCTTACGGTCACAGCGAGGGCAGCACTCTCCGTCGGGCACGGTGGCATTGGCGCATGGGAGCAGAGGGCAGGAGATTTTGCGACACACAGTAGCAGAGTTCTGAGAGGAACAGTTGAATTAGTACAAGAATAATGTGTGAGCTCACTGGTTGACTGGCTACAAAAAACAGGCTTTGCTGGGGCTAATCCAAAGCTAATTGCTATGTTTCCCAATGGATTGAGCTTTATCACTGACATGACACTTCTGTTGTGGTGATATAAAACATAATCCTTAACAACAGTCTCACACTAACACTCAACTAATTACACAACCTTCACTAGCCTCTTGCTGCTTTGTTGCTCGTTGAGTTAAGTGTTGATGACATTTAGACAGTAGCGATTTGGCTCTAAAGGGAGGTGCTAACATAAACACCATAATCACTTCATTACCCCTGGGATAAAGGAACACAAAAACGTCATTCCTCGACTGACTTTTGACTTGTTTAAGTGTTGCATTCCAGCAGGTGTGATGACACTTACCTGGCAGGTGCACTCGGTGCAGCCATCCACAGTCCATTCTTCTTTGTCATTGTGCACGATGCCGTTGTGGATGCAAATGCCACTGCGGATTTTCATTTGGTTTCTGATGAGATTGCTTTCCTCAGActaaaggaaaagagagagaaagagttgCTCAGGATGGAAAACTTCCCTCGCCAAAGTTCCGATACAAATGAATCACAGACCGACACCGTGATTATGACATTGCTTGAAACTAGTGGAGCAGTGCAAATGCAAACGACGGCCAAACATATTTGTGTATTCACATGGGTCTCATTAAGAACTTGGCCAGGGACTGCCATTACAGCGACAAGTGGCTACACACTGGGAACGTGTTAAATGGAAGTGGAGGGGAAGATGGAGATAGGGGTAAAGAAGGACTAAATGACAACCTGATTGCCCTTACCACTTTGCGCAGATCGAAGGTCAGCTGTTTCACAACCAAACCGAGTCCCTTGAGCTCCTTAAACATGCCGGTGATGTCGTCACAAGAGAAGCCGCAGACAGACTGCACATCTGAAGGAAAGAAGAGTCCAAGAAATGACTTCACTTCTTAAAGATTACAactgaggaaaagagaggggacACAGTAAGGGGAGGAGAGGTCTCACCTTTGGCTTTGTGCCCGGTGTAATCAGTCCTAATGGCAGGGCTGGAGCCGTTGACTGGGTTTTCTAGGGTCATGACATCAGTTAAAGTAGCTGTAGGGGGGGAAAGCGAGGTTAGACACATTCATTTCTGTTGACTGAAGCACAATTAGTTGGTCAATTTGTATCATTATATACATTTGCTTATTATGCACTTGAATAGCAATTACTTGGTTAAGAGaaattaatatataatataatatatataatatatatatatatattatattatattatatatatatatatattatattatatattaatttCTGTGATTGCTATTCAAGTGCATATATCTGATCTATTTTCAAGCCTTACCTCCATTCTGGCATCCCTTATTTCTCAGTATGGCATCAATAGTGGTTCCAAAGACAAAGCGCACATTTTGAAGCACTCCCTGAGGGGACAATACATTCCAGTTAAGAGAAATATAATTTTAATAACCCTATAATTTCTTACATTACTTATTCTGTAAGCACAATATATCATTTTCATCATTGAGCAAAAACATTGTGTAACTTACCATAAATCTGTCCCTTACAGCTCCTTTTCCAATCCTGAGTTTGGCAATGTCTGCCACCTCCGGGGTCAGCACTTGAGAGATTGGCAAATCCATCTCTGATATATTGATCTCCACACAGCCGACAAAAAGCTGCACCCGGTCATCCTGAACAAACAGGGTGATGTTCTTCCATTGTCCGGTGGCCAAATCTGCATCCTCGATGGACACAACCTGCTGCTGGGTCACGGTGGAGTAGACCACATCCAGAGTGTTGGCCTTCCCGTTGGAGATGATCTCAAATACAGGTCCAGATCCATCGTTCTTCTCGATGGTCAAAAGGCTTCCCCTCGTTTTCTTGAACTGCTTCAGGTTGACCAGGAGGAGGAAGCCCCTCTCAGCCTGGATGGAGTCGAGGAGGTCCCTGAGGGAGCTGTCAGGGACTTGGGGGATCAGGTCTGGGTTGAGGACTTTGTATGCAGGGCTGTAGGGATCTGCACCTTTCACTATACTCACTCCATTGTGTCTCTTGCTTACCCGGGCCAGATCAAATAAGTCATACACACTGCTATCATCTCGGCTCTCTGcagtcaaagaaaaaaaaaaaaagcgttGTTAAATTTGTCATCAGTGTGCATGAAaacgtttgaaaaaaaaacaaagaaacccCAAAGTCACAAGGGAAGAAATATTGACTATAATCCAACAAAACCttacaaaaatacagatttgttATTATATTTTTGATTTATGTATATGTTAATAATATATAAGTATCATAATTTCAGTTAAAGTCCCTGCAGTAATGACTAGGGTAAATATGGAATTACTTAACGTTTTTACAgatgaaaaaaaactattaagTTCACGTTTTCCATCCTCACCTGCCAATCTGGCGCTTTCACAGCTCCAAAGCATCAACAGCAAGAAGATGCCACACAGCATCATGTCAATATCTCAAGTGATCCCTATTGAAACCAAGAATACCAAACACTCCGTTAAGGGACACATCTAGGCTGCATCATCatcaataaataataataataatgaaaatagTCTACAAACCTTAAAAAGGAAAATTCTCTCAGAAAATAGTCAATAAAAAAGTCTTTGATTGTCCGATTATGTATCCCGTTTTTCTTCCTTCAAGTCTCTTATAAGCTTTTCGTTTTTTGTAGAGGTCTCTCTGTGAGCTCCTGTCCGGGATTTATTCCGTTGCTTTGACTTATTCTACTGACTTATCCTCAGATACTGCTGCTATTTAAACATGTTGAAGACATTCCTGGAATCCGCCTGGACCAATGGGATAACTGCAGGAGAAAAAATAGGGACGGACTTATTTTCTTACCTCACAGCCAGTCAGAGTAACATCCGCGACGCACACACTCAGGGGAAAAATGCATTCCTGAGCCCTGTTTCCATCACCGGACAAAAATCTCATACACGCACCACAGCCAAGTCATGGTCGTTTCCGGTCAAATAATAAAAGTCTACTGATTCGTCTAGCAGTCTTAATTTTATAAAGAGCTCATTTTATACAAAATAAGAAATAATATATAGGCCAATATATTCCTTTTTAATATGATCCAAAGTAAGTTGGCCAATTATTTCAGTAGACTGGTAATACAAAACCACTTATGAGTGGATTTAAAAGTCATATAAAAGATTAAATTATATTCCATAACCCTAAAGTTATGTGTTATTTCCAGCTCATATTTAGCCTTTAACATACTTTGTACTGGTTTAATATGgtgtgtttttaataaatgctttTCCTACTCTGGCCGCTAGGGGACTCATTGAGTAATGCATGCAATGAAATGCTCTTCAAATGTGAGTTAAGATGAGGGATGCATGGGTCTGGGTTCCTGTATAATAGTAAAGTGTAGAAAGGGTGGGGGAATACAACGACATATACATGCCCACACCAAGTTTTTTTTAAGCTTGAAATATAATTatacaataaaaaatatacTAAATACATAAACTACATTGATGTGTTGTGGCTGTGTTACAAGAAAGAAAGCAAATAGGTGGAATAACCTCAAACAGTGAGTGGGAAATAATGAATtttattgagtgtgtgtgttgaagaTCATGGATATATCCAAACATCTAATCCATATTATCATTTCATTTTAATGTTAAATACAGAAAGCCAAAGATATGACATGAATGAGAAGCCTTCCTATACAATTATGTGCTTTTGTTTAAAACCCTTGGTTAGAGCCCCTAGGGCAAATGTAAGGCAGTGTGACACGATTAATGTGGTAGAAAAAGGACAAAATGTTCTCCTGTCTAAACTTTTATTTGCAAATAATTGGACACTTTATACCTATTTGTAACtttaatatttaatttaatGAAACCATATGGGATGCATATTTTTTGACTGGCTCTGAGAAGGGGCCATGGTTAAAAGGATTTGGAAACACTTTTTCGAAATTTTAAGCTGAAAGTTAACTACTAATGTGGCAAAAAGCATGAAATGTTGTACCTGAAAACAGGTTATTACGTGT
The sequence above is drawn from the Pseudochaenichthys georgianus chromosome 22, fPseGeo1.2, whole genome shotgun sequence genome and encodes:
- the LOC117467640 gene encoding thrombospondin-1-like isoform X1 translates to MMLCGIFLLLMLWSCESARLAESRDDSSVYDLFDLARVSKRHNGVSIVKGADPYSPAYKVLNPDLIPQVPDSSLRDLLDSIQAERGFLLLVNLKQFKKTRGSLLTIEKNDGSGPVFEIISNGKANTLDVVYSTVTQQQVVSIEDADLATGQWKNITLFVQDDRVQLFVGCVEINISEMDLPISQVLTPEVADIAKLRIGKGAVRDRFMGVLQNVRFVFGTTIDAILRNKGCQNGATLTDVMTLENPVNGSSPAIRTDYTGHKAKDVQSVCGFSCDDITGMFKELKGLGLVVKQLTFDLRKVSEESNLIRNQMKIRSGICIHNGIVHNDKEEWTVDGCTECTCQNSATVCRKISCPLLPCANATVPDGECCPRCDPGDEAEDDWSPWSDWTHCSVTCGRGIQQRGRSCDRINNNCEGTSVQTRDCYPQECDKRFKQDGGWSFWSPWSSCSVTCGEGVITRIRLCNSPTPQMGGMDCQGDGRQTEICQKSPCPIDGSWGPWSIWDTCSVTCGGGFQTRKRLCNDPIAQYGGKECVGDATGSQLCNKKACPIDGCLSSPCFTGAKCTSFPDGSFKCGKCPLGYTGNGVACKDIDECKAVSDSCHTHNGVHRCENTQPGYNCLPCPARFSGPQPFGRGVEQATAKKQVCKPRNPCQDGSHDCHKNANCIYLGVFSETMFRCECRPGYAGNGRICGEDSDLDGWPNTDLRCVENATYHCKKDNCPNLPNSGQEDHDKDGLGDECDKDDDNDRIPDDRDNCPKVYNPGQYDADRDDIGDSCDNCVHEANTDQTDTDNNGEGDACAIDIDGDGILNENDNCPYVYNEDQRDTDRDRVGDHCDNCPLEHNPDQIDSDSDLIGDKCDNNQDIDEDGHQNNLDNCPYIANANQADHDKDGKGDACDHDDDNDGIPDDKDNCRLAFNPDQLDSDGDGRGDICKDDFDQDNVLDIHDVCPENFAISETDFRRFQMVPLDPKGTSQIDPNWVVRHQGKELVQTVNCDPGIAVGFDEFSAVDFSGTFFINTDRDDDYAGFVFGYQSSSRFYTVMWKQVTQTYWSHTPTRAQGYSGLTIQVVNSTTGPGEHLRNALWHTGDTAGQVRTLWHDPKNIGWKDFTAYRWHLTHRPKTGLIRVVMYEGKRIMADSGNIYDKTYAGGRLGLYVFSQEMVYFSDLKYECRDT
- the LOC117467640 gene encoding thrombospondin-1-like isoform X2 yields the protein MMLCGIFLLLMLWSCESARLAESRDDSSVYDLFDLARVSKRHNGVSIVKGADPYSPAYKVLNPDLIPQVPDSSLRDLLDSIQAERGFLLLVNLKQFKKTRGSLLTIEKNDGSGPVFEIISNGKANTLDVVYSTVTQQQVVSIEDADLATGQWKNITLFVQDDRVQLFVGCVEINISEMDLPISQVLTPEVADIAKLRIGKGAVRDRFMGVLQNVRFVFGTTIDAILRNKGCQNGATLTDVMTLENPVNGSSPAIRTDYTGHKAKDVQSVCGFSCDDITGMFKELKGLGLVVKQLTFDLRKVSEESNLIRNQMKIRSGICIHNGIVHNDKEEWTVDGCTECTCQNSATVCRKISCPLLPCANATVPDGECCPRCDRDEAEDDWSPWSDWTHCSVTCGRGIQQRGRSCDRINNNCEGTSVQTRDCYPQECDKRFKQDGGWSFWSPWSSCSVTCGEGVITRIRLCNSPTPQMGGMDCQGDGRQTEICQKSPCPIDGSWGPWSIWDTCSVTCGGGFQTRKRLCNDPIAQYGGKECVGDATGSQLCNKKACPIDGCLSSPCFTGAKCTSFPDGSFKCGKCPLGYTGNGVACKDIDECKAVSDSCHTHNGVHRCENTQPGYNCLPCPARFSGPQPFGRGVEQATAKKQVCKPRNPCQDGSHDCHKNANCIYLGVFSETMFRCECRPGYAGNGRICGEDSDLDGWPNTDLRCVENATYHCKKDNCPNLPNSGQEDHDKDGLGDECDKDDDNDRIPDDRDNCPKVYNPGQYDADRDDIGDSCDNCVHEANTDQTDTDNNGEGDACAIDIDGDGILNENDNCPYVYNEDQRDTDRDRVGDHCDNCPLEHNPDQIDSDSDLIGDKCDNNQDIDEDGHQNNLDNCPYIANANQADHDKDGKGDACDHDDDNDGIPDDKDNCRLAFNPDQLDSDGDGRGDICKDDFDQDNVLDIHDVCPENFAISETDFRRFQMVPLDPKGTSQIDPNWVVRHQGKELVQTVNCDPGIAVGFDEFSAVDFSGTFFINTDRDDDYAGFVFGYQSSSRFYTVMWKQVTQTYWSHTPTRAQGYSGLTIQVVNSTTGPGEHLRNALWHTGDTAGQVRTLWHDPKNIGWKDFTAYRWHLTHRPKTGLIRVVMYEGKRIMADSGNIYDKTYAGGRLGLYVFSQEMVYFSDLKYECRDT